Proteins encoded in a region of the Micromonas commoda chromosome 10, complete sequence genome:
- a CDS encoding hypothetical protein (This model contains EFhand domains and a Globin family profile. EF-hands can be divided into two classes: signaling proteins and buffering/transport proteins) translates to MAALGVRPPEWNDNYKAKIKKIFDQCDDDKSGTVSLDELGRALAAEKDLCRILGIDPIAAEPGNKAKLREVFNTVDIDGSDELDFDEFGLFFQSRVEILRYLPGTDDEDKFCIIQESIEQIREHANEIHPMAIPGLFNDRIENIKPIVDGLADAILDDIGDAVDCFLEPDKIMKAKREVGYVLATRGATKANFDAYGDAMLSAFEAGYGEGWTAAHHEAWGKCLGNLMDMYRLGVEDFQKEERDKKQAAIEAAKAAEAEAKAAADKAAIKAAEDAKKAAEKEAAEAQKAVEAAEKKRKEEDEKRAREREEKAKKLAAAEAKKTEEELAEERKLKEQRMALVRANQAARMKREQEALKDQEPFCFCLKKGMVKGTPLY, encoded by the coding sequence AtggccgccctcggcgtgcGCCCCCCCGAGTGGAACGACAACTACAAGGCTAAGATCAAGAAGATCTTCGATCAGTGCGACGACGATAAGAGCGGAACCGTCTCCCTGGACGAACTCGGCCGCGCtctggcggcggagaaggaccTCTGCCGCATCCTCGGCATCGacccgatcgcggcggagcccgGTAACAAGGCCAAGCTTCGCGAGGTCTTCAACACGGTCGACATCGACGGcagcgacgagctcgacttTGACGAGTTCGGCCTCTTCTTTCAGAGCCGCGTCGAGATCCTCCGCTACCTCCccggcaccgacgacgaggacaagTTCTGCATCATCCAGGAGTCCATCGAGCAGATCCGCGAGCACGCCAACGAGATCCACCCCATGGCCATCCCCGGTCTCTTCAACGATCGCATCGAGAACATCAAGCCCATCGTGgacggcctcgccgacgccatcctcgacgacattggcgacgccgtggactGCTTCCTCGAGCCCGACAAGATCATGAAGGCCAAGCGCGAGGTGGGCTacgtcctcgcgacgcgcggcgccaccaAGGCCAACTTCGACGCGTACGGCGACGCCATGCTATCCGCTTTCGAGGCTGGCTACGGCGAGGGCtggaccgccgcgcaccaCGAGGCGTGGGGCAAGTGCCTCGGAAACCTCATGGACATGTACCGCCTCGGTGTGGAGGATTTCCAaaaggaggagcgcgacaaGAAGCAGGCGGCCATcgaggccgccaaggctgccgaagccgaggccaaggctgccgccgacaAAGCGGCGAtcaaggctgccgaggacgccaagaaggcggcggagaaggaggctgccgaggcgcaaaaggcggtggaggctgcggagaagAAGCGCAAAGAGGAGGATgagaagcgcgcgagggagcgcgaggagaaggccaagaagctcgccgccgccgaggcgaagaagacggaggaggaactcgccgaggagcgcaagCTCAAGGAGCAGCGCATggccctcgtccgcgccaaccaggcggcgaggatgaagAGGGAGCAGGAGGCTCTCAAGGACCAGGAGCCGTTCTGCTTCTGCCTCAAGAAGGGCATGGTGAAGGGCACGCCCCTGTACTGA
- a CDS encoding homoserine dehydrogenase (This model contains homoserine dehydrogenase and NAD binding domains. expressed), protein MKTVPLHVGFVGTGLIGKATLKQVGAHAPSLLATGGLDLRIAACADSKHMILASSADGMNPDAVDAAVGDRAVAEWDAGALAAETPVAADLDALVEKIVAHARATPDGAAVIVDNTSSDAVADRYGEWLAQGVHVVTPNKKANSGDLQRFRRFRAVADESGARWLYEGTIGAGLPVVSTLRTLRASGDRVRSVQGIFSGTMSFLFNTWDVGAGQPFSEVVLAAKKAGYTEPDPRDDLNGLDVARKVVIAARESGVDLALDDVDVQSLVPAELEDCDVAEYERRLPEFDGVIAEQAAAAAAEGKVLRFVGKVDAEKGTGSVELAKFDASHPFAGLQGADNILEISTARYSDEMSSTPLIIRGPGAGAQVTAGGVFGDLCKLGAVLGARVPV, encoded by the exons ATGAAgacg GTACCCCTCCACGTCGGTTTCGTCGGCACCGGCCTCATCGGCAAGGCGACGCTCAAGCAGGTTGGCGCGCACGCCCCGTCGCtgctcgccaccggcggACTCGACCTCCgcatcgcggcgtgcgcggacTCCAAGCACATGATcctcgcgtccagcgcggacgGTATGAacccggacgcggtggacgccgccgtcggcgatcgcgcggtcgcggaatgggacgccggggcgctcgccgcggagacgcccgtcgccgcggatctggacgcgctcgtcgagaaAATTGTCGCGCACGCTCGAGCCACcccggacggcgccgcggtgatcgTGGACAACacctcctccgacgccgtcgcggacaggTACGGCGAGTGGCTCGCCCagggcgtccacgtcgtcacCCCGAACAAGAAGGCCAACAGCGGCGACCTTCAACGCTTCCGGCGCTTCCGTGCCGTCGCGGATgagagcggcgcgagatGGTTGTACGAGGGCAccatcggcgcggggctTCCGGTGGTGTCCACGCTTCGCACGCTGCGCGCCTcgggcgaccgcgtccgGTCCGTGCAGGGCATCTTCTCCGGGACGATGAGCTTCCTGTTCAACACGTGGGACGTCGGTGCCGGGCAGCCGTTCAGCGaagtcgtcctcgcggcgaagaaagCGGGATACACGGAGCCCGACCCCCGAGACGACCTCAACGGCCTGGACGTGGCGCGGAAGGTGgtgatcgcggcgagggagagcgGCGTGGACCTGGCGttggacgacgtggacgtccaGTCCCTGGTGCCCGCGGAGTTGGAGGAttgcgacgtcgccgagtaCGAGCGAAGGCTACCCGAGTTTgacggcgtcatcgccgagcaggcggcggcggcggcggcggaggggaaGGTGCTGCGATTCGTGGGcaaggtggacgcggagaagggcACGGGGAGcgtggagctcgccaagTTCGACGCGTCCCACCCGTTCGCGGGGCTCCAGGGCGCGGATAACATCCTGGAGATTTCCACGGCGAGGTATTCCGATGAGATGTCGAGCACGCCGCTGATCATCCGGggcccgggggcgggggcgcaaGTCACCGCGGGAGGCGTGTTCGGGGACCTGTGCAAGCTCGGGGCGGTgcttggcgcgcgcgtgcccgtGTGA
- a CDS encoding hypothetical protein (expressed; putative uncharacterized protein) — MCPLRPCSNPSAVGVFVRDTASWIAYSPQATEKILAGYSETLGLSVSDLLAGELGAKDGEPGSPRSVLPGAPRASPSSEPGRVDLGSLGLGGGAYVVDIVAGTQVSPRGFARPVLFVFPDARSRERFARALEAGDAKCECAVAAGDAERSKEEQNAERLAPTAWAQIAANTKKEDAIKASAKLAATKAGLKKAWAVRQRQQGRERRLAAAAAELRAKEEEENKAKEVLGKVRKVLDANRHAVHAVATKYARAKVSEVTLDTESPHVKRFVELASSDISGDPDIVLGYHGTSVDRAEAIVTGGFCPTKRVAALGAYFSGVPEESYQHAGKHDSRGSILLVALIRDGYKGANSSERTPDSLRRLAGGDVVSERVAAFEEYACLPLVHVRGVC, encoded by the exons ATGTGCCCGCTCAGGCCTTGCTCCAACccctccgccgtcggcgtgttCGTGCGCGATACCGCGTCGTGGATTGCGTACTCGCCGCAGGCGACGGAGAAGATACTGGCCGGATACTCCGAGACGCTCGGCCTCTCCGTATCGGACCTGCTCGCCGGCGAACTCGGCGCGAAGGATGGCGAGCCCGGCAGCCCGCGCAGCGTCCttcccggcgcgccccgcgcgtcgccgagttcCGAACCCGGCCGCGTGGACCTCGGCTCGCTGGgcctcggaggcggcgcgtacgtcgtcgacatcgtcgcgggCACGCAGGTCAGCCCGAGGGGGTTCGCGAGGCCAGTGCTCTTCGTCTTcccggacgcgcgctcgagggagcgcttcgcgcgcgcgctcgaggcgggcgacgcgaagtGCGAgtgcgcggtcgccgccggcgacgccgaacgcTCCAAAG agGAGCAAAACGCCGAAAGGCTCGCACCGACCGCCTGGGCCCAGATCGCGGCGAATacgaagaaggaggacgcgATCAAGGCGTCGGCCAAGCTAGCAGCCACCAAGGCGGGCTTGAAGAAGGCGTGGGCGGTAAGGCAAAGGCAGCAAGGAAGGGAAAGGCgacttgccgccgccgccgccgaactcagggcgaaggaggaggaagagaaCAAGGCTAAGGAGGTGCTCGGCAAGGTCAGGAAGGTCTTGGACGCCAACCGACACGCGGTCCACGCGGTGGCCACCAAGTACGCCAGGGCCAAGGTGAGCGAAGTGACTCTGGACACCGAGTCGCCGCACGTCAAGAGGTTCGTGGAGCTGGCTTCTTCGGATATCTCGGGTGATCCGGACATCGTTCTCGGATATCACGGGACGTCCGTCGACAGGGCCGAGGCCATCGTGACGGGAGGGTTCTGCCCGAcgaaacgcgtcgccgccctcggggcGTACTTCTCCGGCGTGCCCGAGGAATCCTACCAACACGCGGGGAAACACGACAGCCGCGGGAGCATCCTTCTCGTCGCACTCATTCGCGATGGGTACAAAGGCGCAAACAGCTCAGAGCGCACCCCCGACTCCCTTCGCAGGCTAGCAGGCGGAGACGTCGTgagcgaacgcgtcgccgccttcgaggAGTACGCGTGCCTTCCCCTCGtgcacgtccgcggcgtgtgCTAG
- a CDS encoding predicted protein encodes MPAPANVAAPAPAPKPTMSISEDAKKVAIKLQREALERIEKGSAELDELFVKSWK; translated from the coding sequence atgcccgcgcccgcgaacgtcgccgcgccggcgccggcgccgaagccgacgaTGAGTATCAGCGAGGACGCCAAGAAGGTGGCGATCAAGCTGCAGCGAGAGGCTCTGGAGAGGATAGAGAAGGGcagcgccgagctcgacgagctctTCGTGAAGAGCTGGAAGTAG
- a CDS encoding hypothetical protein (This model contains a tetratrico peptide repeat (TPRs) - a degenerate 34-amino acid repeated motif that is widespread among all organisms): protein MDYAGKANELMDKARKKLATSSFMSMFSSTSKYEEAAELLEKACNNYKLAKMWREAADGFALLADCHDKSDSKHDAAVAHVEAANALKKIDVDAAVASLRVAVGMFQDMGRLSISAKHLKDIGETYEKAENFEAALEAYAQAADIYAGEESSATANTCKLKVAEIAALVERYPLAVERYEEVAKASMDNNLLRFSVKGYLLCAGIVRLCYQEPHGVKNAMERYEDVDPSFAGSREHKLLGDLSDAAEAGDADAFTAALAEYDSMSRLDPWKTKMLLRAKKNLAKAVEEEEDDLT, encoded by the exons ATGGACTACGCCGGGAAGGCAAACGAACTCATGGACAAGGCTCGGAAGAAGCTCGCG ACGAGCTCCTTCATGAGCATGTTCTCGTCCACCAGCAAGtacgaggaagccgccgagctcctcgagaaGGCGTGCAACAACTACAAGCTCGCCAAGATGTGGAGGGAAGCTGCGGACGGgttcgcgctcctcgccgactgCCACGACAAGTCCGACAGCAAAcacgacgcggccgtcgcgcacgtcgagGCCGCCAACGCGCTGAAGAagatcgacgtcgacgccgcggtggcgtccctgcgcgtcgcggtgggcaTGTTCCAGGACATGGGCCGCCTCTCCATCTCGGCCAAGCACCTGAAGGACATTGGAGAGACGTACGAAAAGGCTGAAAACTTTGAAGCCGCGCTGGAAGCGTACGCGCAGGCTGCGGACATCTACGCCGGCGAGGAatccagcgccaccgccaacACGTGCAAGCTCAAGGTTgccgagatcgccgcgctcgtggagcGGTACCCGCTCGCCGTGGAGCGCTACGAGGAAGTCGCCAAGGCGTCCATGGACAACAACCTCCTGAGGTTCAGCGTGAAGGGGTACCTGCTGTGCGCCGGGATCGTGCGATTGTGCTACCAGGAGCCGCACGGGGTGAAGAACGCGATGGAGAGgtacgaggacgtcgacccGAGCTTCGCCGGTAGCAGGGAACACAAGTTACTCGGGGATctctcggacgcggcggaggctggcgacgccgacgcgttcaccgccgcgctcgcggaatACGATTCGATGAGCCGGCTGGACCCGTGGAAGACCAAGATGCTGCTCAGGGCGAAGAAGAACCTGGCCAAggcggtcgaggaggaggaggacgacctGACGTAG
- a CDS encoding predicted protein yields MATPGPTFWQQIEANERARHAEDRRAAEAFIAKRFVPLLARVNVKHVVDVTRGDTNNWSVGEIVCNHAKMLRASCVVMAPHGRGRVKEFFVGSVCNHCLHRCEAPLVLVRPERVDADGKAKETSAVKSTAEEATQTVGDARGAEAKGERDEGDGGKAAGVSA; encoded by the coding sequence ATGGCCACGCCCGGCCCGACGTTCTGGCAGCAGATCGAAGCcaacgagcgcgcgaggcacgccgaggatcgacgcgccgcggaggctttCATCGCGAAGCGTTTCGTCCCTTTGCTCGCGCGAGTAAACGTCAaacacgtcgtcgacgtcacccGCGGGGATACCAACAACTGGAGCGTCGGCGAGATCGTCTGCAACCACGCGAAGATGCTTCGCGCGTCGTGCGTGGTCATGGCGCCGCACGGCAGAGGACGCGTCAAGGAGTTCTTCGTCGGGAGCGTGTGTAACCACTGCCTGCACCGGTGCGAGGCGCCGCTGGTGTTGGTTcggcccgagcgcgtcgacgcggatggGAAAGCGAAGGAGACATCCGCGGTCAagtcgacggcggaggaagcGACGCAGACTGTCGGGGACGCACGCGGGGCAGAGGCGAAGggagagcgcgacgagggagacggggggaaggcggcgggcgtgaGCGCGTGA
- a CDS encoding peptidyl-prolyl cis-trans isomerase (This model contains a cyclophilin-type peptidyl-prolyl cis-trans isomerase signature & profile) gives MPNPTATFNTSEGAFTAEIFMDRMPITASNFIDLANTGFYNGVHFHRVIDGFMLQFGCPHAKDPKSRNAGTGNPPGGSSFTCNGKTITRDAGGNIPDELIDKTSNEPGTLSMANTGQPNSGGSQFFVNTVHNDFLDWWRSDLSPSQHPVFGKVTSGMDVVNKIGKMPTDPGDAPIKPVMMNSVVIKS, from the exons ATGCCTAACCCAACCGCCACCTTCAACACTTCCGAG ggcgcgttcaccgcggagaTCTTCATGGACAGGATGCCCATCACCGCCAGCAACTTTATCGACCTGGCCAACACCGGATTCTACAACGGCGTCCACTTCCACCGCGTGATCGACGG GTTTATGCTCCAGTTCGGCTGCCCCCACGCCAAGGACCCCAAGTCCCGCAACGCCGGCACCGGCAATCCCCCCGGCGGCAGCTCCTTCACCTGCAACGGGAAGACCatcacgcgcgacgcggggggcaaCATCcccgacgagctcatcgacaAGACGTCCAACGAGCCCGGCACCCTGTCCATGGCCAACACGGGGCAGCCCAACAGCGGTGGGTCGCAGTTCTTCGTCAACACCGTTCACAACGATTTCTTGGACTGGTGGAGGTCGGACCTGAGCCCCAGCCAGCACCCGGTTTTTGGCAAGGTCACCTCCGGCATGGACGTGGTGAACAAGATCGGGAAGATGCCCACCGAcccgggcgacgccccgaTCAAGCCCGTGATGATGAACTCCGTGGTCATCAAGTCCTAA
- a CDS encoding predicted protein has protein sequence MSTSSMAIGARLAPPVAGAARANARGRSSSASLARITASSSKRRARRAFPVVAAAADSPTGASDKERVDKTTNADGSVVYSFGDDVIAEVDTKTSFDLPPLAKNSERDDGDDEDDRATTGEAPASNAVWKRRDEPAPPAPSRDATQNAPPVNTSGPSAPKFNLTPKKPPAEEKENEKPQAADAAAAAASPEYDLEDAENARKVAKGAAILTAGTASVVALTLGVGGAAVVESLDKIPLLSGFEEALGVAVSAYYANKFKGSFLTAAGRESLRLGLVEKFTQATGLASLAGKLARTDPELDAQIKGVIGDLSQLPENGEELPVAVREAIASFIRNRDGALAEETAALRASNDALQREVDKIELLQTDLERARRETTYARANIRVMNLGEKERQSLRDAADEAKKAGDARVDALREQMEKMAADAAEAAKEAEKALEAARAEASRLASEADSAAALAEDERRREVAAALAEAERAAAERLAAFESSAAARAAEAERAARNAAAEAEAEFAEELAAKVAEALEAAEARSVGDVSAANERADAAARELDELRASYAEMERSVEAKSAAAADAARVESEAAAAAALKKAAQEAEAKLVAAEERAAWAIEEERARAEAAIAAANADAAELADAMKKSEEATRAAERASEEAEAAKKDAEAAKKDADAAKKDAEVAKKDAEVAKASLVESEAKSAELEKKLEDVDAILAEAREEVAASKAEFDAALTEARATADATVVKVKSELADTRAELDTVKGAYQKLENDVDVKIAFAVEELEQKYDAATTRAEASEARAAQAEAQLADMNERVEELEFLLARADDEAAALAERATAAKQNMESDAEVHNLKTRLDDVTARLAAAEAAAKAAEAEATAATAGLAAAEAKAGAVLEAADAAEEVEEAARRMTKRVAELESEVRRADAAAKKAEARAERLAKKLNETIDKKEKTTKRKKAEKKAKANAADGASAEGSENDFADEFLDTSVDIVALPALSKMRKQELVDELAARGLDVSGTVPVLRARLREARAAAE, from the coding sequence ATgtccacctcgtcgatggccatcggcgcgcgcctcgcgccgcccgtcgccggcgccgcccgcgccaacgcgcgcgggcgatcaTCGTCCGCGTCTCTCGCCCGGatcaccgcgtcctcctccaagcgtcgcgcgcggcgcgccttcccggtggtggccgccgccgctgactcccccaccggcgcgtccgacaaggagcgcgtcgacAAGACCACCAACGCGGACGGCAGCGTCGTGTACTccttcggcgacgacgtcatcgcggaggtggacaCCAAGACGTCCTTCGACCTGCCCCCGTTGGCGAAAAAcagcgagcgcgacgacggcgacgacgaggacgatcgggccaccaccggcgaggcccccgcgtccaacgcggtGTGGAAGCGCAGggacgaacccgcgccgcccgcgccgtcccgcgacgcgacccaAAACGCGCCCCCCGTCAACACGTCGGGGCCATCCGCGCCCAAGTTTAACCTCACGCCCAAGAAaccccccgcggaggagaaggagaatGAGAAGCCGcaggccgccgacgccgccgccgccgccgcgtctcccgagtacgacctcgaggacgccgaaaACGCGCGGAAGGTCGCCAAgggcgccgccatcctcaccgcgggcaccgcgtccgtcgtcgcgctcaccctcggcgtcggcggcgccgcggtggtggagaGCCTCGACAAGATCCCGCTCCTCTCCGGcttcgaggaggcgctcggcgtcgccgtgtccGCGTACTACGCCAACAAGTTCAAGGGATCGttcctcaccgccgccgggcgcgagtcCCTTCGCCTCGGTCTGGTGGAGAAGTTCACGCAGGCTACCGGGCTGGCGAGTTTAGCGGGCAAGCTCGCGAGGACCGACCCTGAGTTGGACGCTCAAATCAAGGGCGTCATCGGCGACTTGTCGCAGCTGCCAGAgaacggcgaggagctcccggtcgccgtccgcgaggccatcgcgtccTTCATCCGCAACAGGGACggggcgctggcggaggagaccgccgcgctgcgcgccagCAACGACGCGCTGCAGCGCGAGGTTGACAAGATTGAGCTCCTGCAGACGGACCTggagcgcgctcggcgggagACGACGTACGCGCGCGCCAACATCAGGGTCATGAACCTcggcgagaaggagcgcCAATCGCTTCgtgacgccgcggacgaggctaagaaggcgggcgacgcgcgcgtcgacgccctgcgcgagcAGATGGAGAAgatggccgcggacgccgccgaggcggccaaagaggcggagaaggcgctggaggcggcgagagcggAGGCGAGCCGACTCGCCTCCGAGGCGGATTCAGCCGCCGCTTTGGCCGAAGatgaacgacgccgcgaggtggccgcggcgctcgcggaggctgagcgcgccgccgccgagcgcctcgccgccttcgagtcatccgcggcggcgagggcggcggaggcggaacGAGCGGCACGaaacgcggcggctgaggccgaggccgagttCGCGGaagagctcgcggcgaaggtggcggaggcgctcgaggcggccgaggcgcgatccgtcggcgacgtctccgccgccaacgaacgcgcggacgcggccgcgagggagctcgacgagctcagaGCGTCTTACGCCGAGATGGAGCGTAGCGTCGAGGCGaaatccgccgcggcggccgacgccgcgagggtcgagtcggaggctgccgccgccgccgcgctgaaaaaggcggcgcaggaggctgaggccaagctcgtcgccgcggaggagagggcggcgtgggccatcgaggaggagcgcgcgagggccgaggcggcgatcgcggcggcgaacgcggacgccgccgagttggcggacgcgatgaagaaatcggaggaggcgacgcgcgccgccgagagggcgtccgaggaggccgaggctgccaagaaggacgccgaggctgccaagaAGGACGCCGATGCTGCAaagaaggacgccgaggtggccaagaaggacgccgaggtggccaAGGCATCCCTCGTCGAGTCCGAGGCCAAatccgcggagctcgagaagaagctcgaggacgtcgacgcgatcctcgcggaggcgcgggaggaggtggccgcgTCCAAGGCCGaattcgacgccgcgctgaccgaggcgagggccaccgccgacgccaccgtcgtcaAGGTCAagtccgagctcgcggacacccgcgcggagctcgacacGGTCAAGGGCGCGTATCAAAAGTTGGAaaacgacgtcgacgtcaaaatcgccttcgccgtcgaggagctcgagcaaaagtacgacgccgcgacgacacgcgcggaggcgtccgaGGCACGAgccgcgcaggcggaggcgcagtTGGCGGACAtgaacgagcgcgtcgaggagctcgagtttttgctcgcgagggcggatGACGAAGCCGCTGCTTTAGCGGAACGCGCCACAGCCGCGAAGCAAAACATGGagtccgacgcggaggtgcaCAACCTAAAGAcgcggctcgacgacgtcaccgcccggctcgccgccgccgaggctgccgcgaaggctgccgaggctgaggcgaccgccgccaccgcggggctcgccgccgccgaggccaaggcgggcgcggtgctcgaagcggcggacgcggcggaggaggtggaggaggcggcgcggcggatgaccaagcgcgtcgccgagctggaaTCCGaggtgcgacgcgcggacgcggcggcgaaaaaggcggaggcgcgggccgAGCGGCTCGCGAAGAAGCTGAACGAGACGATCgacaagaaggagaagacgacgaagaggaagaaagcggagaagaaggcgaaggcgaatGCGGCGGACGGAGCATCGGCGGAGGGCTCCGAGAATGATTTCGCGGATGAGTTCCTCGACACCTCcgtcgacatcgtcgcgctTCCGGCGCTCTCGAAGATGAGGAAGCAAGAGctggtggacgagctcgcggcgcgggggctcgACGTGTCCGGGACGGTCCCGGTGCTTCGCGCGAGGCTcagggaggcgcgcgccgccgccgagtga
- a CDS encoding hypothetical protein (expressed; putative uncharacterized protein) produces the protein MRRGVASAVASLVARGAEALPSWSAPGARGVALGVRSVDPALPRCARVRPARCLATDADAGSGADAEGSSMRFGSGLSNNETLSVAVAEAVAEVKATLGHDRVPSWVQLAVSADYPDPTRAAAFVAECFTPAGGANLASPQPPPPAIFGGVVTGCIGGRGQTMDGPSVSIVAAAMGPDVEVIPFTADDASLPKQVTPAQWARLMASGDSSSASSPASTSSPAVSTSSPASTSSPMGHESVAVLALCRPDFIEVDDFTRRVHGVAPGSVCVGGAVRPGGALFADGAQCDESIAVSGVFVRGRSFRVTAHSLHSCRPVGRAMTLTRAVDGHVLDLDGRSAGDVLSRMLQELPDHVSGLPVMLGVGEGGLSEGVGEGGMGVTNKGVNKGGPRPSRDVRGRVVDDGSVAAGIADVARMAKKSSLGEKASEKRAKAGKIVEDVTGKPGTNRGLKGTHERTHADVEADAQLAARDGYASGGAGYVYRDIVMADRETGGIFIGRHSLENGAPVRLHVRDNEWGRARSRELMRLVHEEREARGGGLRGAVMYTCVSGDRLHAANFRDRVPGVELGGGYTSGELGPSAVGRQSHMHSHTSVLGLFWDA, from the coding sequence ATgaggcgcggcgtcgcgtccgcggtcgcgtcgctcgtcgcgcgcggcgcggaggcgctcccCTCATGGTCCGCGCccggtgcccgcggcgtcgcgctgggcGTCCGATCGGTCGACCCGGCGCTTCCGCGGTGCGCCCGCGTTCGTCCCGCGAGGTGtctcgcgacggacgccgacgcgggatCGGGCGCTGACGCCGAGGGATCCTCCATGCGCTTCGGGTCCGGCCTCAGCAACAACGAGAccctctccgtcgccgtcgccgaggccgtcgcggaggtcaAGGCGACGCTCGGGCACGACCGCGTCCCGTCCTGGGTGCAgctcgcggtgagcgcggacTACCCCGatcccacccgcgccgcagccttcgtcgccgagtgcttcacccccgcggggggcgccaaTCTCGCGTCCCCCCAaccccccccgcccgccatCTTCGGAGGCGTGGTCACGGGTTGCATCGGGGGCAGGGGCCAGACGATGGACGGACCGTCCGtctccatcgtcgccgcggcgatggggccCGACGTGGAGGTCATCCcgttcaccgccgacgacgcctcgctCCCGAAGCAGGTGACGCCGGCGCAGTGGGCGCGACTCATGGCGTCCGGGGActcatcctccgcgtcgtcccccgcgtccacgtcatcTCCCGCTGTGTCCACGTCATctcccgcgtccacgtcatcCCCCATGGGTCACGAGTCCGTCGCAGTCCTCGCGCTGTGCCGCCCCGACTTCATCGAGGTTGACGATTTCACCCGCAGAGTGCACGGCGTGGCGCCCGGGAGCGTttgcgtcggcggcgccgtgcgacccggcggggcgctcttcgccgacggcgcccagTGCGACGAATCGATCGCCGTGAGCGGCGTcttcgtccgcgggcgcTCCTTCCGAGTCACCGCGCACTCGCTGCACTCGTGCCGTCCGGTGGGCCGCGCCATGACCCTCACCCGAGCGGTCGACGGGCacgtcctcgacctcgacgggaGAAGCGCCGGTGACGTGTTATCGCGAATGCTCCAGGAGTTACCCGATCACGTCAGCGGGCTCCCGGTCATgctgggcgtcggcgagggcggcttGTCAGAGGGCGTCGGTGAGGGCGGTATGGGCGTCACAAACAAGGGCGTCAACAAGGGCgggccgaggccgagccgGGACGTCCGGGGCCGAGTGGTGGAcgacggctccgtcgccgcgggaatcgccgacgtcgcgaggatggcgaagAAATCATCATTGGGTGAAAAGGCCTCAGAGAAGAGGGCCAAGGCTGGTAagatcgtcgaggacgtgACGGGTAAGCCCGGCACTAACCGGGGACTGAAGGGGACGCACGAGAGGAcgcacgcggacgtcgaggctgacgcacagctggcggcgagggacgggtacgcgagcggcggcgccgggtacGTGTATCGCGACATCGTGATGGCGGATCGAGAGACGGGGGGAATCTTCATCGGTCGGCACTCGCTCGAAAACGGCGCGCCGGTGCGGTTGCACGTCCGGGACAACGAGTGGGGCAGGGCGCGATCGAGGGAGCTCATGCGTTTGGTgcacgaggagcgcgaggcgcgggggggcgggTTGAGGGGCGCGGTTATGTACACGTGCGTGAGCGGCGACAGGCTCCACGCGGCGAACTttcgcgatcgcgtcccgggcgtcgagctcgggggcGGGTACACCAGCGGGGAGCTCgggccgagcgcggtgggACGACAGAGCCACATGCACTCGCACACCTCCGTGCTGGGCCTCTTCTGGGACGCGTAG